Genomic segment of Iocasia fonsfrigidae:
ATCACCATCAACATGTGTGACATTATTATCAGTAAAACACCTGACAACCTGTGCTACGGCCTCCACTTCCCTGATATGAGCTAAAAACTTATTACCTAAACCCTCTCCCTTACTGGCACCTTTTACCAGACCAGCAATATCTACAAATTCTATGGTTGTAGGTGTCTTTTTCCTGGGATTGTACATATCATTAAGTACTTCTAAACGCTTATCAGGGACATTAACTACCCCTACATTCGGATCAATAGTACAAAAGGGATAATTTTCAGCTCCTGCTCCAGCTTTAGTCAAGGCATTAAAAAGGGTTGATTTCCCTACATTTGGCAGTCCTACGATTCCTAGTTTCATTTATTTTCACTCTCCATTACTTTCTCCTTAACACTCTTGTCAAACTTTCTCCTGGGTAGCATTATTAACCTACCACAGGTAGTGCATTTTGCCTTGAAATCCATACCTATTCTGGTTATCTCCCAGGTGTCTCCTCCACAGGGGTGTTTTTTCCTAAAACGAACTAAATCACCTATTTCATATTCCCTATTATCCATTATCCTGCCTCCCATATGAAGTAATTATTTAACAACTGTTTCCTCAACTGAACCCTCTTTTGATAATAATACCACATGAGGATAGGCTATTTCAATACCC
This window contains:
- a CDS encoding DUF951 domain-containing protein, whose translation is MDNREYEIGDLVRFRKKHPCGGDTWEITRIGMDFKAKCTTCGRLIMLPRRKFDKSVKEKVMESENK